One window from the genome of Periophthalmus magnuspinnatus isolate fPerMag1 chromosome 18, fPerMag1.2.pri, whole genome shotgun sequence encodes:
- the LOC117386028 gene encoding metallo-beta-lactamase domain-containing protein 1-like: MKPNHFPGLSLTECGLVFPGQPYSACVLKAGYSVAQPDGTFKADGTITLLTGPRNILVDTGGPWDRDFLLGSLEERGLSAGDINVVVGTHGHSDHVGNLGLFPGALLVVGFDVCRGDTYVDSGLARGEAYCVDEHTPVID; the protein is encoded by the exons ATGAAGCCTAACCACTTCCCCGGACTGTCTCTGACCGAGTGCGGGCTTGTATTCCCGGGCCAGCCCTACTCCGCCTGCGTGCTCAAAGCGGGCTACAGCGTGGCCCAACCGGACGGGACTTTCAAAGCGGACGGGACGATCACACTGCTCACGGGGCCCCGAAACATCCTGGTGGACACCGGCGGACCGTGGGACCGAGACTTCCTGCTGGGGAGCCTGGAGGAGCGGGGGCTGAGCGCGGGAGACATCAACGTGGTGGTGGGGACGCACGGACACTCGGACCACGTGGGGAACCTGGGCCTGTTCCCCGGGGCGCTGCTGGTCGTGGGGTTCGACGTGTGCAGGGGGGACACGTACGTGGATAGTGGATTAGCGCGCGGGGAGGCATACTGCGTGGACGAGCAT ACACCAGTGATTGATTAA
- the mblac1 gene encoding metallo-beta-lactamase domain-containing protein 1, with the protein MKPNHFPGLSLTECGLVFPGQPYSACVLKAGYSVAQPDGTFKADGTITLLTGPRNILVDTGGPWDRDFLLGSLEERGLSAGDINVVVGTHGHSDHVGNLGLFPGALLVVGFDVCRGDTYVDSGLARGEAYCVDEHISIIPTPGHSGQDVSVKVRGTASGELLVAGDLFENYQDESSWRELSLNPALQQQHRQRALQTADIIIPGHGLPFRVTRGAQEPQEAS; encoded by the exons ATGAAGCCTAACCACTTCCCCGGACTGTCTCTGACCGAGTGCGGGCTTGTATTCCCGGGCCAGCCCTACTCCGCCTGCGTGCTCAAAGCGGGCTACAGCGTGGCCCAACCGGACGGGACTTTCAAAGCGGACGGGACGATCACACTGCTCACGGGGCCCCGAAACATCCTGGTGGACACCGGCGGACCGTGGGACCGAGACTTCCTGCTGGGGAGCCTGGAGGAGCGGGGGCTGAGCGCGGGAGACATCAACGTGGTGGTGGGGACGCACGGACACTCGGACCACGTGGGGAACCTGGGCCTGTTCCCCGGGGCGCTGCTGGTCGTGGGGTTCGACGTGTGCAGGGGGGACACGTACGTGGATAGTGGATTAGCGCGCGGGGAGGCATACTGCGTGGACGAGCAT ATCAGCATCATACCCACCCCGGGCCACAGCGGGCAGGATGTGAGTGTCAAGGTGAGGGGGACCGCCAGTGGGGAACTGCTGGTGGCCGGGGACCTTTTTGAGAACTACCAGGACGAGTCAAGCTGGAGAGAACTGAGCCTGAACCCTGCactacagcagcagcacagacagAGGGCATTACAGACCGCTGACATCATCATCCCAGGACACGGTCTACCCTTCAGAGTAACCCGAGGGGCTCAGGAACCACAGGAGGCGTCGTGA
- the tm4sf21b gene encoding transmembrane 4 L6 family member 5 yields MCTGACSKFVAIALYPLAAVSIICNIILFFPDFSTDYASEDGEKTPRITQEVKYMGGLVGGGIMVLVPAIHIHLTSARNCCANRCGMFLSIGFAALGVVGAIYSMSVAALGLSNGPTCFWTSDKNLPAQWGAPFANSSGSYLSNSDMWAWCQLPKNVVQFNLGLFSTLLVCSILQLILCLVQMVNGLFGCLCGTCGGKE; encoded by the exons ATGTGCACCGGAGCCTGTTCGAAGTTTGTGGCCATTGCACTGTACCCGCTGGCTGCAGTGTCGATCATCTGCAACATCATTCTCTTCTTCCCTGACTTCAGCACCGACTACGCATCCGAGGATGGAGAGAAGACCCCCCGTATCACACAGGAGGTCAAGTACATGGGAGGGCTGGTCGGTGGAGGAATCATG gtcttggttCCAGCCATCCACATCCACCTGACCAGTGCCCGTAACTGCTGCGCCAACCGCTGTGGG ATGTTCCTGTCCATTGGCTTTGCAGCGCTTGGTGTGGTTGGCGCCATCTACAGTATGAGTGTTGCAGCGCTGGGCCTGTCCAATGGTCCCACATGCTTTTGGACCAGCGACAAAAACCTCCCAGCACAGTGGGGAGCACCCTTCGCCAACAG TAGTGGGAGTTATCTGAGCAACTCTGACATGTGGGCATGGTGTCAGCTCCCAAAGAACGTGGTCCAGTTTAACCTGGGCCTTTTCTCCACTCTGCTGGTGTGCTCCATCCTGCAACTCATCCTGTGCCTCGTGCAGATGGTCAACGGGCTCTTTGGCTGCCTCTGTGGCACCTGTGGTGGCAAGGAG TGA
- the mpdu1b gene encoding mannose-P-dolichol utilization defect 1b: protein MAAEDMAAEKGSSFMDPFKGLLLTYLMPESCYDEFFLNFNFLDVSCLKVVISKGLGIGIILGSVLVKLPQILKLVGASSAEGLSLQSVLLELVAITGTMAYSIVNKFPFSAWGEALFLMLQTLAIGFLIFHYNQKTSRGVLFVLVYGAVLSVLLSPVTPPALITTLQASNMPAIVIGRLIQAVSNYQNGHTGQLSAISAFLLFAGSLARIFTSLQETGDALMALTYIISSMCNGILVLQLLYYWNRKPPAKTKGD from the exons ATGGCGGCCGAGGACATGGCTGCAGAGAAGGGCTCGTCATTCATGGACCCTTTTAAAGGATTACTGTTGACTTATCTCATGCCAGAGTCTTGTTACGACGAGTTTTTCCTCAACTTCAACTTTTTAGACG TATCATGTTTGAAGGTGGTCATTAGCAAAGGCCTGGGCATTGGCATCATCCTGGGATCAGTGCTAG TGAAGCTGCCTCAGATCTTGAAATTGGTGGGAGCGTCCAGTGCAGAGGGGCTGAGCCTGCAGTCTGTTCTGTTGGAGCTGGTGGCCATCACAGGGACTATGGCCTACAGCATCGTCAACAAGTTCCCCTTCAG CGCGTGGGGTGAAGCACTCTTCCTCATGCTGCAGACACTGGCCATTGGCTTCCTCATCTTCCACTACAACCAGAAGACCAGCAGAG gtgtgttgtTCGTGCTGGTGTATGGGGCAGTCCTGTCTGTGCTCCTCTCCCCTGTCACACCTCCTGCCCTCATCACCACCTTGCAGGCCTCCAACATGCCTGCCATCGTCATAGGAAGG CTAATCCAGGCGGTCTCTAACTATCAGAATGGCCATACAGGGCAGCTGTCAGCCATCTCTGCCTTCCTTCTGTTTGCTGGCTCACTCGCACGAATATTTACATCTCTACAG GAGACAGGAGATGCACTGATGGCTCTGACCTACATCATCTCCTCCATGTGCAACGGCATCTTGGTCCTACAGCTGCTGTACTACTGGAACAGGAAGCCCCCTGCCAAGACCAAgggagactag